A genomic region of Corallococcus exiguus contains the following coding sequences:
- a CDS encoding CoA transferase subunit A produces the protein MNRARWSSLSEAVASIPDGASIAAGGFMLGRAPMALVLELVAQEKRGLQLISLPNPLPAEFLVAGGCLKRVELPFGALVLENRVRPLPCLKRAIEAGEIEWREHDGYRVVQRLRAASMGLPFIPAPDADVSELAEVDAPRTVEDPFTGRRVPVEPAYYPDVALIHARAADDKGNLLIEDPTTDLLVAGAAKRIIATVEERVPKLSRVTIPAFQVERVVLAPGGALPTGCLGQYPHDDAMLAAYLAAADAGDAKGFLMSLRATRSAA, from the coding sequence GTGAACCGCGCCCGTTGGAGTTCCCTGTCGGAGGCGGTGGCCTCCATCCCGGACGGCGCGTCGATCGCGGCTGGCGGGTTCATGCTCGGCCGCGCGCCCATGGCGCTGGTGCTGGAGCTGGTGGCGCAGGAGAAGCGCGGTCTGCAGCTCATCTCCCTGCCCAACCCGTTGCCGGCGGAGTTCCTGGTCGCGGGCGGGTGCCTCAAGCGCGTGGAGCTGCCCTTCGGCGCGCTGGTGCTGGAGAACCGCGTGCGCCCCCTGCCCTGCCTCAAGCGGGCCATCGAGGCGGGCGAAATCGAATGGCGCGAGCACGACGGCTACCGCGTGGTGCAGCGGCTGCGCGCGGCGTCCATGGGGCTGCCCTTCATCCCCGCGCCGGACGCGGACGTGTCGGAGCTGGCGGAGGTGGACGCGCCGCGCACGGTGGAGGATCCGTTCACGGGCCGCCGCGTGCCGGTGGAGCCCGCGTACTACCCGGACGTGGCGCTCATCCACGCCCGGGCCGCGGACGACAAGGGCAACCTGCTGATCGAAGACCCCACCACGGACCTGCTCGTCGCGGGCGCGGCGAAGCGGATCATCGCCACGGTGGAGGAGCGCGTTCCGAAGCTGTCGCGCGTCACCATCCCCGCCTTCCAGGTGGAGCGCGTGGTGCTCGCCCCCGGCGGTGCGCTGCCCACGGGCTGCCTGGGCCAGTACCCGCATGACGACGCGATGCTCGCGGCCTACCTGGCCGCGGCGGATGCGGGCGACGCGAAGGGCTTCCTCATGTCGCTGCGCGCGACCCGGAGCGCGGCATGA
- a CDS encoding TetR/AcrR family transcriptional regulator: protein MTPTGRKPDEGERYRAILETAARLICERGYEGTSMQEIAAACRMTKAGLYHHIQNKEQLLFAIMNYGMDVFEEQVLAPVQAVADPVERLRQCMRQNIHLVTSGRSKEVIIILHEHATLTGEAREYIDRRKKRYVRFLEDAFAEANRLGRLRGVVDPTVAAFSFLGMILWVYKWFKPDGRLTEEQIADGMVELLFPSAASAVSAPAPSAEDAPALRMVPRAASGSSSGSGGEPQ, encoded by the coding sequence ATGACACCCACGGGGCGCAAACCGGACGAGGGCGAGCGGTACAGGGCCATCCTGGAGACGGCGGCGCGGCTCATCTGCGAGCGCGGCTACGAGGGCACGTCGATGCAGGAGATCGCCGCCGCGTGCCGGATGACCAAGGCGGGGCTCTACCACCACATCCAGAACAAGGAGCAGCTGCTCTTCGCCATCATGAACTACGGGATGGACGTGTTCGAGGAGCAGGTCCTCGCGCCCGTGCAGGCTGTAGCGGATCCGGTGGAGCGGCTGCGCCAGTGCATGCGGCAGAACATCCACCTGGTGACGAGCGGCCGCAGCAAGGAGGTCATCATCATCCTCCACGAGCACGCCACGCTCACCGGTGAAGCGCGCGAGTACATCGACCGGCGCAAGAAGCGCTACGTGCGCTTCCTGGAGGACGCGTTCGCGGAGGCCAACCGCCTGGGCCGCCTGCGCGGCGTGGTGGACCCCACGGTGGCGGCGTTCTCGTTCCTGGGGATGATCCTCTGGGTCTACAAGTGGTTCAAACCGGACGGGCGACTCACCGAGGAGCAGATCGCCGACGGCATGGTGGAGCTGCTCTTTCCCTCCGCCGCTTCGGCCGTGAGCGCCCCGGCCCCTTCGGCTGAAGACGCGCCCGCGCTGCGCATGGTGCCGCGCGCCGCTTCCGGTTCCAGCTCCGGTTCCGGAGGAGAGCCCCAGTGA
- a CDS encoding CoA-transferase subunit beta gives MTTTVDATPAETVVSLLAREIEDGSVVATGVASPLVILAIAVARATHAPGLTYLACVGSLDPELPELYPSSEDLRYLDGRSAEVSIADLFDHARRGRVDTVFFGAAEVDPAGRTNMTASGTLEKPRTKFPGVAGAATLRQWVKNPVLLVPRQSRRNLVPQVQVATTRDPSRPVRLISDLGTYELGGPRGARLLARHPWATVDGISERTGFEFAVPDALPVTSLPDARTVSAIRALDPRNLRDALVGG, from the coding sequence ATGACGACGACGGTGGACGCGACGCCCGCGGAGACGGTGGTGTCGCTGCTGGCGCGGGAGATTGAAGACGGCTCGGTGGTGGCCACGGGTGTGGCGTCGCCGCTGGTCATCCTGGCCATCGCGGTGGCTCGGGCCACGCATGCTCCGGGCCTGACGTACCTGGCGTGTGTCGGTTCGTTGGACCCGGAGCTGCCGGAGCTGTACCCGTCGTCCGAGGACCTGCGCTACCTGGACGGCCGGTCCGCGGAGGTGAGCATCGCGGACCTGTTCGACCACGCCCGGCGAGGCCGGGTGGACACGGTCTTCTTTGGCGCGGCCGAGGTGGATCCGGCGGGCCGCACCAACATGACGGCGTCCGGCACCTTGGAGAAGCCGCGGACCAAGTTCCCCGGCGTCGCGGGCGCGGCCACGCTGCGCCAGTGGGTGAAGAACCCGGTGCTGCTGGTGCCCCGGCAGTCTCGGCGCAACCTCGTCCCGCAGGTCCAGGTGGCCACGACGCGCGACCCCAGCCGTCCGGTGCGGCTCATCTCCGACCTGGGCACGTATGAGCTGGGCGGGCCCCGTGGGGCGCGGCTGTTGGCGCGTCACCCCTGGGCCACGGTGGACGGCATCTCCGAGCGGACCGGCTTCGAGTTCGCGGTGCCGGACGCCCTGCCCGTCACCTCCCTTCCGGACGCGCGCACGGTGTCGGCCATCCGCGCGCTGGACCCCCGCAACCTGCGCGACGCGCTCGTCGGCGGCTGA
- a CDS encoding zinc-binding dehydrogenase, whose protein sequence is MEAVVLRQFGSAENLRLETVPVPRPGKGEVLLKVHACGVCYHDVINRRGNLPRTHVPAILGHEAAGEVVEVGPDTVGWKVGDRAATLQRMSCGECALCLSGRNSLCKTDNRFFGEELQGGYAQFMVAPVRGLGRVPSDLPWAVAATVCCTLGTAVHTLRTRAKVKAGETVLITGASGGVGLAAVQLAKVDGARVIAITSGEAKVAALKEAGADEVIVSRGLDFGSEARKRTQGQGVDVAVEIVGSATFDQTLKAMAPGGRVVVVGNLESGVVNLNPGLVIVKELEILGAYATTREELDESLRLTAKGLVRPFVSEEVALADAGRAHFRLENREVAGRLVLVPPAA, encoded by the coding sequence ATGGAAGCTGTCGTTCTTCGCCAGTTCGGGAGTGCAGAGAACCTGCGTCTGGAGACCGTGCCGGTTCCCCGGCCGGGCAAGGGCGAGGTGCTGCTGAAGGTCCACGCGTGCGGCGTCTGCTACCACGACGTCATCAACCGCCGCGGCAACCTGCCACGCACGCACGTGCCCGCCATCCTGGGGCACGAGGCCGCGGGCGAGGTGGTGGAGGTGGGTCCGGACACGGTGGGCTGGAAGGTGGGCGACCGCGCGGCGACGCTGCAGCGCATGTCCTGCGGCGAGTGCGCGCTGTGCCTCTCCGGCCGCAACAGCCTGTGCAAGACGGACAACCGCTTCTTCGGCGAGGAGCTCCAGGGCGGCTACGCGCAGTTCATGGTCGCCCCGGTGCGAGGCCTCGGCCGCGTGCCGTCCGACCTGCCCTGGGCGGTGGCCGCGACGGTGTGCTGCACGCTGGGCACCGCCGTGCACACGCTGCGCACGCGGGCGAAGGTGAAGGCCGGTGAGACGGTGCTCATCACGGGCGCCAGCGGCGGCGTGGGTCTGGCGGCCGTGCAGCTGGCCAAGGTGGACGGGGCGCGCGTCATCGCCATCACGTCCGGCGAGGCGAAGGTCGCGGCCCTCAAGGAGGCCGGTGCGGACGAGGTGATTGTCTCGCGCGGCCTGGACTTCGGGTCGGAGGCGCGCAAGCGCACGCAGGGCCAGGGTGTGGACGTGGCGGTGGAGATCGTCGGCAGCGCCACCTTTGATCAGACGCTCAAGGCCATGGCGCCCGGTGGACGCGTGGTGGTGGTGGGCAACCTGGAGTCCGGGGTGGTGAACCTCAACCCGGGCCTGGTCATCGTAAAGGAGCTGGAGATTCTGGGCGCGTACGCGACCACGCGCGAGGAGCTGGACGAGTCGCTGCGGCTGACGGCCAAGGGCCTCGTCCGTCCCTTCGTGTCGGAAGAGGTGGCGCTGGCGGACGCGGGCCGCGCGCACTTCCGGCTGGAGAACCGGGAAGTGGCGGGCCGGCTGGTGCTGGTGCCCCCCGCGGCGTGA
- a CDS encoding c-type cytochrome: protein MRWLWVLGALLAGCGGATPAAEFGETLFQDARLSDSQFNSFSCATCHATSATPDPDRMLAGYPLKNVAFRETWWGGYETDLLSAVNFCYLGFMRGVSPLTREDPKARALYEYLVRISPDADAPALPFTVVKDIQDVPAGDAGRGGAVYRAACQTCHGATHTGEGRLTTFASVLPEVTDDYDALFPGIPRRLVVIEKLRHGSFFGVGGTMPLYSREALSDEDLAAVLTFLGL from the coding sequence ATGAGGTGGCTCTGGGTGCTGGGCGCGCTGCTGGCGGGCTGTGGCGGCGCGACGCCCGCGGCGGAGTTCGGTGAGACGCTGTTCCAGGATGCCCGGCTGTCGGACAGTCAGTTCAACAGCTTCTCCTGCGCCACCTGCCACGCCACGAGCGCCACGCCTGATCCGGACCGGATGCTCGCGGGCTACCCGCTGAAGAACGTGGCGTTCCGCGAGACGTGGTGGGGCGGCTACGAGACGGACCTGCTGAGCGCGGTGAACTTCTGCTACCTGGGCTTCATGCGCGGCGTGTCCCCGCTCACGCGGGAGGATCCCAAGGCGCGAGCCCTGTACGAATACCTGGTGCGGATCAGCCCGGACGCGGACGCACCCGCGCTGCCCTTCACGGTGGTGAAGGACATCCAGGACGTGCCAGCCGGTGATGCCGGAAGGGGAGGCGCCGTGTACCGGGCCGCCTGCCAGACGTGCCATGGGGCCACGCACACAGGGGAGGGGCGGCTGACGACGTTCGCGTCGGTGTTGCCGGAGGTGACGGACGACTACGACGCGCTCTTCCCCGGCATTCCCCGACGGCTGGTGGTCATCGAGAAGCTGCGTCATGGCAGCTTCTTCGGCGTCGGCGGCACCATGCCGCTCTACAGCCGGGAGGCCCTGTCGGACGAGGACCTGGCGGCGGTGCTCACCTTCCTGGGGTTGTGA
- a CDS encoding hydroxymethylglutaryl-CoA synthase family protein, with the protein MKKRVGIEALAVAVPRRYVDIEDLARARGVDPAKFTAGLGAKEMAVNDPGEDSVSLAATAAARLIQQQGVDTSKLGMLVVGTETGVDHSKPIASHVHGLLKLPRGMRTFDSQHACYGGTAGLMAAVEWIASGAAAGRSALVVCTDIARYGLKTAGEPTQGGGAVALLVSETPDLLAVDVGLNGVSTADVYDFWRPVGRREALVDGHYSITCYLDAMAGAYRGWRERAMEQGLVRWDSKLPSEQLARILYHVPFCKMARKAHAQVRLCDLEDSGNGPATPEARDEAAKSQASYDAQVAKSLGLNARVGNVYTASLYLALAGQLHAEGAALAGQRIGLLSYGSGSCAEFYTGVVGEKAAERMARADLDTVLAKRERVSVEEYERLMNLPYDAPEAIAPEPGTFRLAEIHEFRRKYAGA; encoded by the coding sequence ATGAAGAAGCGGGTTGGAATCGAAGCGCTGGCGGTGGCGGTCCCCCGGCGGTACGTGGACATCGAGGACCTGGCGCGGGCGCGCGGCGTGGACCCGGCGAAGTTCACCGCGGGCCTGGGCGCGAAGGAGATGGCGGTCAACGACCCGGGTGAGGACTCCGTGTCGCTGGCGGCCACGGCGGCCGCGCGGCTCATCCAGCAGCAGGGCGTGGACACCTCCAAGCTGGGCATGCTGGTGGTGGGCACGGAGACGGGCGTGGACCACTCCAAGCCCATCGCGTCGCACGTGCACGGCCTGCTGAAGCTGCCGCGCGGCATGCGCACGTTCGACTCGCAGCACGCGTGCTACGGCGGCACGGCGGGTCTGATGGCGGCGGTGGAGTGGATTGCGTCCGGCGCGGCGGCGGGCCGCTCCGCGCTGGTGGTGTGCACGGACATCGCGCGCTACGGCCTGAAGACGGCGGGCGAGCCCACGCAGGGCGGCGGCGCGGTGGCGCTGCTGGTGTCGGAGACGCCGGACCTGCTGGCGGTGGACGTGGGGCTCAACGGCGTGAGCACCGCGGACGTGTACGACTTCTGGAGGCCGGTGGGACGGCGCGAGGCGCTGGTGGACGGGCACTACTCCATCACCTGCTACCTGGACGCCATGGCGGGCGCGTACCGGGGCTGGCGCGAGCGCGCCATGGAGCAGGGGCTGGTGCGGTGGGATTCGAAGCTGCCCAGCGAGCAGCTGGCGCGCATCCTCTACCACGTGCCCTTCTGCAAGATGGCGCGCAAGGCGCACGCGCAGGTGCGGCTGTGCGACCTGGAGGATTCCGGCAACGGGCCGGCCACGCCCGAGGCGCGCGACGAGGCGGCGAAGTCGCAGGCCAGCTACGACGCGCAGGTGGCGAAGTCGCTGGGGTTGAACGCGAGGGTGGGCAACGTCTACACGGCGTCGCTGTACCTGGCGCTCGCGGGCCAACTGCACGCGGAGGGCGCGGCGCTGGCGGGCCAGCGGATTGGCCTCTTGTCCTACGGCAGCGGTTCCTGCGCGGAGTTCTACACCGGTGTCGTGGGTGAGAAGGCCGCGGAGCGCATGGCCCGCGCGGACCTGGACACGGTGCTGGCGAAGCGCGAGCGCGTGTCGGTGGAGGAGTACGAGCGGCTGATGAACCTGCCCTACGACGCACCGGAGGCGATTGCTCCGGAGCCGGGCACGTTCCGGCTGGCGGAGATCCACGAGTTCCGCCGCAAGTACGCGGGGGCGTAA
- a CDS encoding ferritin-like domain-containing protein, whose product MVTTRGDEVKTYRTRDSLRQVLGTIDREEEAALLAFAAGHQVCPSTEFPSSVGVNPDEGFTILVEQGLDCDEKQSWASRKPVRISSSGEVVEYKAFRVKQSDTGCYPGRRPVGLQEARAEGHEDARGAWFASAARLESASIHAFLRLREELALHGAGQSLQDAALASAEDEVRHAEVTTRLARRFGAVPPLPSVADVPLRSLSEVLLDNAVEGCVRETYSALLAHHQALHAQDSEIREAMEVIAEDETRHAGLSWDIDAWAAPGLSEEDRSALREARRQALAVLRAEMAVPLEARLAAEAGLPSPAVALALLDSLEQELWA is encoded by the coding sequence GTGGTGACCACCCGGGGCGACGAGGTGAAGACCTACAGGACGAGGGACTCGCTCAGGCAGGTACTGGGCACCATCGACCGGGAGGAAGAGGCCGCACTCCTGGCATTCGCGGCTGGCCACCAGGTCTGCCCCTCCACTGAGTTCCCGTCATCGGTCGGCGTCAATCCCGACGAGGGCTTCACGATCCTGGTGGAGCAGGGCCTTGATTGTGACGAGAAGCAGTCATGGGCGTCCCGGAAGCCGGTGCGGATCTCATCCTCGGGAGAAGTGGTCGAGTACAAAGCCTTCAGGGTCAAGCAAAGCGACACGGGCTGCTATCCCGGCAGAAGGCCCGTGGGCCTCCAGGAGGCACGGGCTGAAGGCCACGAGGACGCCCGGGGCGCCTGGTTCGCCAGTGCCGCGCGCCTGGAGTCTGCGTCCATCCACGCCTTCCTCCGGCTGCGCGAGGAACTGGCCCTGCACGGTGCGGGTCAGTCGTTGCAGGACGCGGCGCTCGCCAGCGCGGAGGACGAGGTCCGGCACGCGGAGGTCACCACTCGGCTCGCGCGTCGCTTCGGGGCCGTGCCTCCCCTACCCTCCGTGGCCGACGTGCCGTTGAGGTCCTTGAGCGAGGTGCTGCTCGACAACGCCGTGGAGGGGTGCGTGCGGGAGACCTACAGCGCGCTCTTGGCACACCATCAGGCGTTGCATGCGCAGGACTCGGAGATCCGCGAGGCCATGGAGGTCATCGCCGAGGACGAGACCCGCCACGCGGGCCTGTCCTGGGACATCGACGCGTGGGCCGCGCCCGGGTTGTCCGAAGAGGACCGCTCCGCCCTTCGGGAGGCCCGGCGCCAGGCGCTGGCCGTGCTGCGCGCGGAGATGGCCGTGCCGCTGGAAGCTCGCCTGGCCGCGGAGGCCGGACTGCCCTCACCGGCGGTTGCACTGGCGCTGTTGGACTCGCTGGAGCAGGAACTCTGGGCCTGA
- a CDS encoding beta-propeller fold lactonase family protein produces MTASLPWTRRAVGARSWLLLALSVGVLGACGETDMGPLQVPELEYGVEAPWPVSAPLPPVGPAGRLIITNNLEDTLSLLDLDGMESPSWGELARVPVGLNPVELEGPHLSVVSPEGDFYYVGISNYVPGSGSGPHGTHGSGKADGYCLKLDAATHAVVGSVRVDPNPGDVILSADGRTLFQTHFDLLKIAEVARRGGTEAEMDSRMAILDARTMTRTAMVPVCPAPHAVRLSLDGRRAYVACWSDEVAIVDLEQADRPVRRVKVAANTGTALRPLHQPYALTVSPTTGAVWVSSLASRAVQYLDPVTLTMDPQRTVWLQGAPMFGAFTSDGRTLYMPYQSVDSIAIIDAADPEAVPGEIPLAPSGCLNVHQLMLTPDERHALVVCEGDHVGPGTLHVVSLEERRVVKTVQVGLFPDSVALLRSRP; encoded by the coding sequence ATGACGGCCTCACTGCCTTGGACGAGGCGCGCTGTCGGGGCGCGGTCCTGGCTGCTGCTTGCCCTGTCGGTGGGCGTGCTCGGGGCCTGTGGTGAGACGGACATGGGGCCGCTCCAGGTGCCGGAGCTGGAGTACGGCGTCGAAGCGCCGTGGCCGGTGTCCGCGCCGCTGCCGCCCGTGGGGCCCGCCGGGCGGCTGATCATCACCAACAACCTGGAGGACACCCTCAGCCTGTTGGACCTGGACGGGATGGAGTCTCCCTCCTGGGGTGAGCTGGCGCGCGTCCCGGTGGGGCTCAACCCGGTGGAGCTGGAGGGGCCGCACCTCTCGGTCGTCTCGCCGGAGGGTGACTTCTATTACGTGGGCATCTCCAACTATGTGCCCGGCTCCGGCTCCGGACCGCACGGGACGCATGGTTCGGGGAAGGCGGATGGCTACTGCCTCAAGCTGGACGCGGCCACCCACGCCGTCGTGGGGTCCGTGCGCGTGGATCCCAACCCGGGCGACGTCATCCTCAGCGCGGACGGGCGGACGCTCTTCCAGACGCACTTCGACCTGCTGAAGATCGCGGAGGTGGCGCGGCGGGGAGGCACGGAGGCGGAGATGGATTCACGGATGGCCATCCTGGACGCGCGGACGATGACGCGCACGGCGATGGTGCCCGTCTGTCCCGCGCCCCACGCGGTCCGGCTGTCACTGGATGGGCGCCGTGCCTACGTCGCCTGCTGGTCCGACGAGGTGGCCATCGTGGACCTGGAGCAGGCGGACCGCCCGGTGCGTCGCGTGAAGGTGGCGGCCAACACCGGCACGGCCTTGCGGCCCCTTCATCAGCCCTATGCGCTCACGGTGTCGCCCACGACGGGGGCGGTGTGGGTCAGTTCGCTCGCGAGCCGCGCGGTGCAGTACCTGGATCCGGTGACGCTCACGATGGATCCCCAGCGCACGGTGTGGCTGCAGGGCGCGCCGATGTTCGGTGCCTTCACGTCCGACGGACGCACGCTCTACATGCCGTACCAGTCGGTGGACTCCATCGCCATCATCGATGCAGCCGATCCGGAGGCGGTGCCCGGGGAGATTCCGCTGGCGCCCAGCGGCTGCCTCAACGTGCACCAGCTGATGCTGACGCCGGATGAGCGCCATGCGCTCGTGGTCTGCGAGGGCGACCACGTGGGGCCGGGCACGCTCCACGTCGTGTCGCTGGAGGAGCGGCGGGTGGTGAAGACGGTCCAGGTGGGGCTCTTCCCGGACTCGGTGGCGCTGCTGCGGAGCCGGCCATGA
- a CDS encoding ferritin-like domain-containing protein, with protein sequence MNVDRLRLLFSRALRVSLATPLLLTGCQGEPVVEPPPKAEPAKPGPTKPEPADLSQHSDVACVDGFPALTGLTVAPAPDVLQLRTVRRWVPPSLPPIELKASEGEPCATASNPQACLNQLDALDVTRGFPRICGYSMECAEGFLATTRGDEVATYTTADAVRALLGSIDTPEEASLLAYASGYALCSHPAYERGKVRALPDGTFSVVSIQDYDCETNVYETRHDLKVTQTGVVTEEGTFPFKEGKPDCVVGRRPVGLQRGRAGDCEDARGGYFANAARLEAAAIHAFLRLRDELALHGASNELQDAALASAQDEVRHTEVTLRLAHRFGATPVPPTVTALPLRSLSEVLLDNTVEGCVRETYGALVAHHQALHACDPGIRKAMARIADDETRHAGLSWDIDAWATPNLPTEAQAVLHAARRQAIAVLRAEVAVPLDPELTADAGLPSPDVASALLDSLEQSLWA encoded by the coding sequence ATGAACGTGGATCGGCTGCGGCTTCTCTTCTCCCGTGCCCTGCGGGTCTCCCTGGCCACGCCCCTGTTGCTCACGGGATGTCAGGGAGAGCCCGTCGTGGAGCCGCCGCCGAAGGCAGAGCCCGCGAAGCCAGGGCCCACGAAGCCAGAGCCCGCCGACCTGAGCCAGCACTCGGACGTCGCCTGTGTGGACGGCTTCCCTGCCCTCACGGGCCTGACCGTGGCCCCGGCTCCGGACGTGCTCCAGTTGCGCACCGTCAGACGCTGGGTTCCGCCCTCGCTACCTCCTATCGAGCTCAAGGCGTCCGAGGGCGAGCCCTGCGCGACCGCCTCCAATCCCCAGGCGTGCCTGAACCAGCTCGATGCGCTGGACGTCACGCGCGGCTTCCCGAGGATTTGTGGCTACAGCATGGAATGCGCCGAGGGATTCCTCGCCACGACCCGCGGCGATGAGGTGGCGACGTACACGACCGCGGACGCCGTCCGGGCTCTGCTTGGCAGCATCGACACCCCGGAGGAGGCCTCGCTCCTGGCCTACGCCTCGGGCTACGCCCTGTGCAGCCATCCGGCCTACGAGCGCGGGAAGGTGCGGGCCCTTCCGGACGGGACCTTCAGCGTCGTCAGCATCCAGGACTACGACTGTGAAACGAACGTGTACGAGACCCGGCACGACCTGAAGGTCACGCAGACCGGTGTCGTGACGGAGGAAGGCACGTTCCCTTTCAAGGAGGGCAAGCCCGACTGCGTCGTCGGCCGCAGGCCCGTGGGACTCCAGCGCGGCCGGGCTGGGGACTGCGAGGACGCCCGGGGCGGTTACTTCGCGAACGCAGCCCGGCTGGAGGCCGCCGCCATCCATGCATTCCTGCGCCTGCGCGATGAACTGGCCCTGCATGGTGCGAGCAATGAGTTGCAGGACGCAGCGCTCGCCAGCGCGCAGGACGAGGTCCGCCACACCGAAGTCACCCTGCGGCTGGCCCACCGCTTCGGCGCCACGCCGGTGCCTCCCACAGTCACCGCCCTGCCGCTGCGGTCCTTGAGCGAAGTGCTGCTCGACAACACCGTGGAGGGCTGCGTGCGTGAGACCTACGGCGCGCTGGTGGCCCACCATCAGGCGCTGCACGCGTGCGACCCCGGGATCCGCAAGGCCATGGCACGCATCGCCGACGACGAGACCCGACACGCGGGCCTGTCCTGGGACATCGACGCGTGGGCCACGCCCAACCTGCCCACCGAGGCACAGGCCGTCCTCCACGCGGCCCGGCGGCAGGCCATCGCGGTGCTGCGCGCGGAGGTGGCCGTGCCGCTCGACCCCGAGCTCACCGCCGACGCCGGACTGCCCTCGCCCGACGTCGCCTCGGCGCTGCTCGACTCACTGGAGCAGTCACTCTGGGCCTGA